The genomic window GGAGGTAATCGAGATGGGCCTTGAACTGCGCCGTGGTGACGTTGGTGGTGGGATGATCGGAATTGCCAACCCGGTGGTACATCAGCACCGATGCCACGGTCTCCGGCGCGGTCGGCGGCTGGTCGGTCCGCGCGGCGGCCGGCGCAGCGCTGGCACAGACCACCAGCGCCAGCGCCAGTGACGCGACCGCTGCCCTCACCCCGCGCCGGCGGCGGTGATCAGAACTGGAGATTGAGGCCGGCAAAGACGCCATCATCGAAATCCCGATCCGGACCGGCATCGTCATAACCCAGCTCGATGTTGCGGTAACCAAGGTAGACATTGGCGTCCTCGAGCACCTGGAATTCACCGCGCAGGGCGTATTCCTGATAGCCGTCGATGTCGCTGACCGACGTCGCGGACGGCGCGAAGTACAGCCCGCCGGCGACGGCGGCGCGATTATAGTTCGGCAGCGTCCAGCGCAGCTTGGCGCCCAGCGCCAGCGCACCACCGGTGGCGTCGCGCGGATCCTCACTGATGAATGTCGCCTTGCCGCCAACGCCCAGAACCAGTGCATCGCGGCCGGGCTGCGGGCGATCCACCAGATGCAGGTTCGCCTCGGCGATATCACCGTTATCCATGTGATGCAGCACGGCTGCGCCGGCCTCAAGCCCCTCCGGCGGCAGGACTCGGGTATACCCGAGCTGCGCGGCATCACCGCTGACGTTCAGATCCAGTGTATCGGCGGCGGCCGGCAGGGTCAGTGCCACCCCGATCAGCACGCCCAGCGTCGCATTACGCATCATCATCGATTCCGTTTCCTCGGCATGGTTGATTTGAGTTAAATGATACACCGAGAACGGCCAGCCGGCATTGTCCGATGATGGCCGGCAGCCCGGCGCAGTGGGATAATCAAGGTCATGGGAATCATCAGTGCCATCCAGCAGCGCCTTGGCGGGGACGCGGTCATCACCCCGGGACCCGCCATGGATCCCTATCTGAGCGAGCGCCGCGGCCTGTTCGCCGGTCGCCCGGCCCGGGCAGTGGTCCGACCCGCCGACACCGGGGCGGTCGCCGCGGTGATGGAGCTCGCCGCCGCGCACGGCGTCGGGGTGGTGCCCCGGGGCGGCAACACCGGCCTTTGCGGCGGTGCCGCGGCGGCCGATCATTCCGATGTCGTGATCCTCTCGCTGGAGCGGCTCAATCGCATCCGCCGCGTCGATGCCGATAATTTCACCCTGACCGCCGAGGCCGGCTGCCTGCTGAGCGACCTTCAGGCCGCCGCCGCCGAGTCGGGGCGGCTGTTCCCGCTGAGCTATGCCGCTGAAAACGATTGCCAGATCGGCGGCAACCTCGCCACCAACGCGGGCGGGATGAATGTGCTTCGCTATGGCAACGCCCGTGACCTGGCCCTGGGGCTGGAGGTGGTGCTGGCCGATGGTCGGATCTGGGACGGGCTGCGCAGCCTGCGCAAGGATAACAGCGGTTATGATCTCAAGGATCTGTTCATCGGCGCCGAGGGCACCTTGGGGATCATCACCGCCGTGACCCTCAAGCTGTTCCCGCCGGTCCGTGAGCGGGCCACCGCCATCGTCGGTCTCGACAGCGCCGAGGCAGCCGTCTCGCTGTTCGGCCGGCTGCGCGCGGACAGTGGGGACACCATCACCAGTTGCGAGCTCATGGGGCGCGAGCCGCTCTCGCTCGCGATCACCCATACGCCGGACTGCCATGAGCCGCTGGCGGCGTCCTATCCCTGGTATCTGCTGGTCGATCTCACCAGTAGCGCCACTGGCGCGGGCCTGGCGCAGCGCCTCGAGCAGGCCCTGTCGGGGGCGATGCGGGGCATGGGTGACTACCGCATTGCCGCTGACCCGGCGATGGCGGCGGACTTCTGGCGGCTGCGCAACAGCATCCCCGGCGCGCAGAAGGGGGCCGGCGCCAGCATCAAGAACGATGTCTCGGTACCGGTCGCGGACATACCGGCGTTCATCGACGCCGCGAGCAGCGCCGTGATCGATGCCTGCCCCGGGGTCCGTCCCTGTCCGTTCGGCCATATCGGGGATGGCAACATCCACTTCAACCTGACCCGCCCGACGGCGATGACCGATGCGGCCTTCCTGGCGCAATGGGCACCATTGACCCGCCGCGTCCACGACATCGCGATGGCTTACGCAGGATCGTTCGCTGCCGAGCACGGCGTCGGACAGCTCAAGCCGCAGGAGGTGGCGCGGCTGAAATCACCGGTAGAGCAGGATCTGATGCGCCGGCTCAAGACCGCCCTCGATCCCGACGACCGGCTCAACCCGGGTAAGGTCGTGCCGCCCGCCGACGGACCGCCGTCAGCTGGATGACTGCCGGCGGCGCATCAGGCGCGCGGCATAGAAACTGCCCACCGCCGGGGCGAAGGTCAGCGCGGTGGTCAGCCAGATAACGGCATTGGCGGGGTCGAGGAGCAGATCGATGGCCGCCGGGCCGATCTTCATCCACAGCGCGCCGACGCCGATCAATACGATGTTCAAGGCAACGGCCAGGAATACCCAGCCCACGGTCCGAAGCAGTCGCGGCAGATCGCTCATGAGGTCGCATCCTCCAGTTCCGCGACCACCGGGTCGCCGATGTTCATCCATCCCGGCTCAAGCACCTGCGCGATGATGCCACCATGACCGCGCATGGCGTTATAGCCGCCGATGCCCAGCGACTGCTCCATGAACGAGCAGGGGTCACAGGTGCCCGTGCCCTCGAGCAGGACGTCCCCGACCCGGAAGCGCTCACCGCGCAGGGCGTAGAGATTGATGCCACTGACCACCAGATTGCGCCGGGTGATGGCCGGATCGATGCGGGGATGCCCCATCAACGCCGCGATCACGGGCAGGTGCTCGGCCTGAATGAGTGTCACCGCGCGCTTGCCGCTGCGGCCGGCATAGCGATCGCCCACCAGACCGGTGGCATTCACCGCCGCCGCCGTGGGCTTGTCGATGGGTGCATGGCGCGCCGGCCGCAGCCCGATCCAGTCGAGCCGGCCAGACCGTGGGTATTGACTCAGCAGCAGGCGCATCGGCGTTTTCATGGTGCGACTATAACCCGTTGGCGGGGGCGTCGTGGAGCGTCGCCAGCTCGTCTGCAAGCCCCACCGTCACCGTCGGCGGGATCGGACCAATGGGCGCGAGATTGACATCCAGCGCCGGCCAATCCCGGCCCTGCGCACGCTGATGGGTGATGATCCGCGCCCAGGCCCGACGGATCTGCGCCAGCGAGCGGTCCAGCACCACGGCGTCGTCCTCGATCAGCCAGTCGTAGAGCGCATCCGAGACACTCACCCCCAGCCACAGCAGAAAGCGCAGATTGCGGGCGTTACGGATCGGGCAGAAGGCCAGCAGGATCTCCCGCGGCAGCCGATCGCGCTGCGCAAGCGCATCCAGCATCCCGATGAACGCGTCGGGCTCGTAGAGGATCTGGCTGGTGAAGAAATCCGCACCGGCACTCACCTTCCCGGCAATCCGGTCGGCCTCGCCCGCCCGCGAGGGGATACAGATGTTGCCGATGCGCAGCGCGTCGATGGCGGTGCGCTCACGTAGCAATCGATTCGCCCGGGTGACGCTGGGGCCCGGGTAGCGCACTGAATGACGGCCGCCGCCGACCAGCACGAAGCGGCGGATGCCATAGACCTCCCAGGTCTCATTGGCCCAGTCGATCAGCGCCTGTTCGCTTGGATGATGCACCACGACGTGATTGATCATGCACTCGACGCCCAGCCGGTCGTGGAGGATGCGCGCCAGATCACGCGGCGCGAGGCGCGGCGCGAAGGGCTGCCGGCGCTCGCCCTGATCACTGCGTGAGGGCTCTTCGTGGATCTCGGGGATATTCACACTATCGAGGGGGCGGGCGGCCTGCACACGGGCCACCTTCTCGACCACCGCCTCGACGGCGGCCTGGCCACGGTGGAGCTCAGGCGGAACGGCCTCCAGAACGGTTTTCACGGATCACTTCCCTGGCTAATTCGATGGCTGAACAGCGCTGCAGTCTCGTGCGCCCCCCGGTCGCCGTCAAGTCGGGGCCGCTCACCCCGGCGGCGGGAATGTTAATCTCTACGCCTCACTTGCGAGGACCGAGTCATGAAGCAAACCCTGCGTATCGTTCTGCTGATCACCGCGACCGCCCTGCTCGCCGCCTGCAGTCAGGGCACCCAGAATCTGCGTCTGTCACCGGCGCCACCGGCGACCGAGGGGATCGCCGGCGGCGACCAGGATGTCGGCCTGCAGGTAGTGGACCGCCGCAGTCAGTCGGATCTGGGTGTTCTGGAGAACCCGAACCGCAGCATCGTCCGGCTGGTCGCCGCTCAGGATCTGGCCTACAGCGTCCAGCTGGCCGCCGCTGAAGGGCTGCGCGGCTATGGCTTCACACCGCGGCTCTGGGATGACGGCCGGCAGCCGCGCATCGAGATCGGCATCGAGACCCTCCGCCACGATGTCGCGGTGGGCATCCCCTACGACCTCACCACCCGGGTGAAGCTGAGTGCGGTTGCTTATGCCAATGGCGAGCGTTTCACCAGCCAGGCTCAGACCACCAGGACCGCGCAGCGCGCCCTGCCCCCCAATGCCGAGGCGAATGCCGAGGTGGTCGATGCGGCGATCAGCGAGGCGCTGGATCGCCTGCTGAACCAGGAACTCGCCGCGTTCCTGACCGGCCGTGGCTGATCCCGTGCTCCCCGAACCGCAGACCGACTGGGCGCTGTTCCTCGACTTCGACGGTACGCTGGTGGAAATCGCCGAGCGACCCGACCACGTCGTCGTCCCGGCCCAGCTCCATCGGCTGCTCGGCGCGCTCACCGGGGCGCTGGGCGGTGCCGTCGCCATCGTCTCGGGTCGGCATCTGGACGGACTCGACGAGCTGCTGGGATCGACCCTGCCGGCCCTGGCCGGCCTGCACGGGCTCGAGCGGCGTACCCACGACGGGCGCATCCACCGCCCGGCAGACCGCCGCGATCAGCTCGACGGCCTGCGCGAAGCGCTGCAGGCGTTCGCCCACGAGCATCCAGGCGCGCGGGTCGAGGACAAGGGCAATGCCCTCGCCCTCCACTATCGAAGTGATCCGACCCTCGAGCGTCCCGCCCGGGCGCTGGTCGAGCACCACTGCGAGTCGCTCGGCGAATCGTTCCGGATGCAGTCAGGCAAACAGGTGCTCGAGGTCCGGCCCGCCGGCCACGACAAGGGCACCGTGATCGAGGCCTTCATGGCCGAACCGCCGTTCCTGGGCCGGACGCCGGTCTGTCTCGGGGACGATGTAACCGACG from Spiribacter curvatus includes these protein-coding regions:
- a CDS encoding YfaZ family outer membrane protein → MMMRNATLGVLIGVALTLPAAADTLDLNVSGDAAQLGYTRVLPPEGLEAGAAVLHHMDNGDIAEANLHLVDRPQPGRDALVLGVGGKATFISEDPRDATGGALALGAKLRWTLPNYNRAAVAGGLYFAPSATSVSDIDGYQEYALRGEFQVLEDANVYLGYRNIELGYDDAGPDRDFDDGVFAGLNLQF
- a CDS encoding FAD-binding oxidoreductase, translated to MGIISAIQQRLGGDAVITPGPAMDPYLSERRGLFAGRPARAVVRPADTGAVAAVMELAAAHGVGVVPRGGNTGLCGGAAAADHSDVVILSLERLNRIRRVDADNFTLTAEAGCLLSDLQAAAAESGRLFPLSYAAENDCQIGGNLATNAGGMNVLRYGNARDLALGLEVVLADGRIWDGLRSLRKDNSGYDLKDLFIGAEGTLGIITAVTLKLFPPVRERATAIVGLDSAEAAVSLFGRLRADSGDTITSCELMGREPLSLAITHTPDCHEPLAASYPWYLLVDLTSSATGAGLAQRLEQALSGAMRGMGDYRIAADPAMAADFWRLRNSIPGAQKGAGASIKNDVSVPVADIPAFIDAASSAVIDACPGVRPCPFGHIGDGNIHFNLTRPTAMTDAAFLAQWAPLTRRVHDIAMAYAGSFAAEHGVGQLKPQEVARLKSPVEQDLMRRLKTALDPDDRLNPGKVVPPADGPPSAG
- a CDS encoding MOSC domain-containing protein: MKTPMRLLLSQYPRSGRLDWIGLRPARHAPIDKPTAAAVNATGLVGDRYAGRSGKRAVTLIQAEHLPVIAALMGHPRIDPAITRRNLVVSGINLYALRGERFRVGDVLLEGTGTCDPCSFMEQSLGIGGYNAMRGHGGIIAQVLEPGWMNIGDPVVAELEDATS
- a CDS encoding mycobacterial-type methylenetetrahydrofolate reductase translates to MKTVLEAVPPELHRGQAAVEAVVEKVARVQAARPLDSVNIPEIHEEPSRSDQGERRQPFAPRLAPRDLARILHDRLGVECMINHVVVHHPSEQALIDWANETWEVYGIRRFVLVGGGRHSVRYPGPSVTRANRLLRERTAIDALRIGNICIPSRAGEADRIAGKVSAGADFFTSQILYEPDAFIGMLDALAQRDRLPREILLAFCPIRNARNLRFLLWLGVSVSDALYDWLIEDDAVVLDRSLAQIRRAWARIITHQRAQGRDWPALDVNLAPIGPIPPTVTVGLADELATLHDAPANGL
- a CDS encoding YajG family lipoprotein, encoding MKQTLRIVLLITATALLAACSQGTQNLRLSPAPPATEGIAGGDQDVGLQVVDRRSQSDLGVLENPNRSIVRLVAAQDLAYSVQLAAAEGLRGYGFTPRLWDDGRQPRIEIGIETLRHDVAVGIPYDLTTRVKLSAVAYANGERFTSQAQTTRTAQRALPPNAEANAEVVDAAISEALDRLLNQELAAFLTGRG
- the otsB gene encoding trehalose-phosphatase, which translates into the protein MADPVLPEPQTDWALFLDFDGTLVEIAERPDHVVVPAQLHRLLGALTGALGGAVAIVSGRHLDGLDELLGSTLPALAGLHGLERRTHDGRIHRPADRRDQLDGLREALQAFAHEHPGARVEDKGNALALHYRSDPTLERPARALVEHHCESLGESFRMQSGKQVLEVRPAGHDKGTVIEAFMAEPPFLGRTPVCLGDDVTDEDAFAAVNRLGGHAIRVGTDRPTAAGYELASVNEAYQWLTRLARQLQPQPLA